In Streptomyces sannanensis, the DNA window CCGACAACGGCGCGGTGAAGGTGATGGACTTCGGCATCGCCCGCGCCCTGCACGGCGCGCAGTCGACGATGACGCAGACCGGCATGGTCATGGGCACTCCGCAGTACCTCTCTCCCGAGCAGGCGCTGGGCAAGGCCGTCGACCACCGCAGCGACCTGTACGCGACGGGCTGTCTGCTGTACGAACTGCTGGCACTGCGGCCGCCGTTCACCGGTGAGACCCCGCTCTCCGTGGTCTACCAGCATGTCCAGGACACGCCGGTGCCGCCCTCCGAGGTCTCCGACGGGGTGCCGCCGGAGCTCGACGGAATGGTGATGCGTGCGCTCGCCAAGGACCCGGACGACCGGTTCCAGAGCGCCGAGGAGATGCGCGGTCTGATCCACTACGCGCTCGGGATGCTCCAGGACCAGGGCGGTCACACGGGCGGTGTGTGGAGCACCGGCCCGGTCGAGATGTACGAGGGCCGCACGCCCGCCGGCGGAATCGCCGCGACCGCCGCGATGGGACACCCGCACCCGGTGCACGGGGAGACCTCGCAGTTCGGCGCGCCGATCCTGCCGCCGATGAACCCGGACGACGGCGGCTACGACGGCGGTTACGGCCCTCATGGCAACGCCAAGGCCGGCCGCGGCAAGGTGTGGCTGTTCGTCGCCTTCGCGATCATCGCGATCACCGCGGGTGTCGCTCTCGCGGTGAACGCCTCCAACGACACGAAGACCAACGAGAAGGAGCCTCCGAAGGTCTCCCACTCCACGGCCACGACCGAGCCGTCGGAACCAGCTCCCACCCCGTCGGCGGAGGATCAGACCTCCGGGGACGAGCAGTACAACTCCAACGGCAACAGCGGCGGCCACAACTGGAACAACGACAAGCCGTCATGGAGACCGTCCG includes these proteins:
- a CDS encoding protein kinase domain-containing protein, with protein sequence MAPEPEGSGAGMADAQEQGSHGVGGLVGDGRYRLTHRLGRGGMAEVFAAEDVRLGRSVAVKLLRADLAEDPVSKARFTREAQSVAGLNHHNIVAVYDSGEDEVGGNSVPYIVMELVEGRTIRDLLISSEAPSPDQALVIVSGVLEALAYSHQHGIVHRDIKPANVIITDNGAVKVMDFGIARALHGAQSTMTQTGMVMGTPQYLSPEQALGKAVDHRSDLYATGCLLYELLALRPPFTGETPLSVVYQHVQDTPVPPSEVSDGVPPELDGMVMRALAKDPDDRFQSAEEMRGLIHYALGMLQDQGGHTGGVWSTGPVEMYEGRTPAGGIAATAAMGHPHPVHGETSQFGAPILPPMNPDDGGYDGGYGPHGNAKAGRGKVWLFVAFAIIAITAGVALAVNASNDTKTNEKEPPKVSHSTATTEPSEPAPTPSAEDQTSGDEQYNSNGNSGGHNWNNDKPSWRPSDKATTEQPPTQAPTTDPGASTGSTTGDSGTGTTGDSGTGTTGDSGTGTTGDSGTGTTGDSGTGTTGAPGTGTTGAPGTTG